In the genome of Acidimicrobiia bacterium, one region contains:
- the truA gene encoding tRNA pseudouridine(38-40) synthase TruA, with protein sequence MAVYRIDLAYDGTGFRGWARNAGVRTVQGAMEDALAAVLGEKVSLSVAGRTDAGVHARRQVASFESPEGLDGDGLGRSLRRMLGPEISVRSVTPAPEGFDARFSATARSYRYFVEEAPRHDPLRARWVWHLGETLDLTSMNQAGQALVGEHDFASLCRSSAGRSTVRRVLEANWQRDELLTFGVTATAFCQQMVRSMVALLVDVGRGKVPASAVPAIVDARDRSAARGVAPPHGLILWEVSYG encoded by the coding sequence ATGGCCGTATACCGGATCGATCTCGCCTACGACGGAACCGGCTTCCGGGGCTGGGCGCGCAACGCCGGAGTCAGAACCGTGCAGGGAGCGATGGAGGACGCCCTCGCTGCCGTGCTCGGCGAGAAGGTGTCCCTCTCAGTTGCCGGCCGCACCGATGCCGGCGTCCATGCCCGACGCCAGGTGGCGTCCTTCGAGTCACCCGAAGGACTCGACGGCGACGGATTGGGTCGGTCCCTGCGGCGCATGCTCGGTCCCGAGATCTCGGTCCGCTCGGTGACACCAGCGCCAGAAGGATTCGACGCGCGTTTCTCGGCGACCGCTCGCTCCTACCGGTACTTCGTCGAGGAGGCGCCCAGGCACGATCCGCTCCGGGCGAGATGGGTGTGGCACCTGGGAGAGACCCTCGATTTGACGTCGATGAACCAGGCGGGGCAAGCGCTGGTGGGTGAGCACGACTTCGCCTCGTTGTGCCGCTCCTCGGCCGGCCGTTCGACGGTCAGGCGTGTGCTCGAGGCGAATTGGCAACGCGATGAACTGCTCACCTTCGGGGTGACCGCCACCGCCTTCTGCCAGCAGATGGTCCGCTCCATGGTCGCCCTACTGGTCGACGTGGGCAGAGGGAAGGTGCCGGCTTCGGCGGTCCCGGCGATAGTCGACGCCCGCGACCGGAGCGCAGCACGGGGTGTGGCACCGCCCCATGGGTTGATCCTCTGGGAGGTCTCCTATGGGTGA
- the glmM gene encoding phosphoglucosamine mutase, with amino-acid sequence MAENRLFGTDGVRGLANVEITPELAVGLTRAAAAGRSGTVVVGRDTRRSGQMLIAAVVAGCNSAGLDAVDLGIVPVGAVSHHTIERRATLGVMVSASHNPAADNGIKFFGSDGAKLASEEEAAIEARFRSSESGGRLSGEEIGVQLPDPAAVDEYIDHLASLSQYRLSGIKVTLDCANGAAFLAAPRLFSHLGAETEALFVAPSGMNINDGCGAVSPGVLASRVAGGVGLAFDGDADRCIAVDEDGQVCDGDVIMAIIARHLKENQALPGDRLVATVMSNLGFRTAMSSLSVAVEETPVGDRYVLEAMRRTGAALGGEQSGHVLFGGRATGDGLLTGLRLLEVMAATGRPLRELRRVMTAFPQVLRNVRVRVKERLGDAEAIWEAVRRVEKRLGDEGRVLVRSSGTEPLVRVMVEARAPHEAASAADDIAAVVRRELGATSDDEG; translated from the coding sequence ATGGCCGAGAATCGACTCTTTGGAACCGACGGTGTTCGCGGCCTGGCGAACGTCGAGATCACCCCGGAGCTGGCGGTAGGCCTGACGCGAGCTGCCGCCGCCGGCCGATCGGGCACGGTCGTCGTGGGTCGGGACACGCGCCGCTCCGGACAGATGTTGATCGCAGCTGTCGTGGCGGGGTGCAACTCGGCCGGTCTGGACGCCGTCGACCTGGGAATCGTCCCCGTCGGGGCGGTGAGCCACCACACAATCGAGCGGCGTGCCACCCTCGGCGTGATGGTCTCGGCCTCCCACAACCCGGCAGCGGACAACGGAATCAAGTTCTTCGGCTCCGATGGGGCCAAGCTCGCTTCCGAGGAAGAGGCTGCGATCGAGGCCCGGTTCCGGTCGTCGGAATCCGGCGGCCGCCTCAGCGGTGAAGAGATCGGTGTTCAGCTGCCGGACCCGGCGGCCGTCGACGAGTACATCGACCATCTGGCGTCGCTCTCGCAGTACCGGCTGAGCGGCATCAAGGTCACCCTCGATTGTGCCAACGGCGCCGCCTTCCTGGCGGCGCCAAGGCTCTTCTCGCATCTCGGCGCCGAGACCGAAGCCCTCTTCGTGGCCCCATCCGGGATGAACATCAACGACGGCTGTGGCGCCGTGTCGCCCGGGGTGCTGGCGTCGCGGGTGGCGGGTGGCGTCGGGCTGGCATTCGACGGCGACGCCGATCGTTGCATCGCCGTGGATGAGGACGGGCAGGTGTGCGACGGCGACGTGATCATGGCGATCATCGCCCGGCACCTGAAGGAGAACCAGGCGCTGCCCGGTGACCGGCTGGTGGCCACGGTCATGTCCAACCTCGGGTTCCGCACCGCGATGTCGTCCCTGTCGGTCGCCGTCGAGGAGACCCCCGTCGGTGATCGGTACGTGCTCGAGGCAATGCGTCGCACCGGGGCCGCCCTTGGTGGTGAGCAGAGCGGCCACGTGCTGTTCGGCGGCCGGGCCACCGGTGACGGCCTGCTCACCGGTCTGCGCCTTCTCGAGGTGATGGCAGCCACGGGCAGGCCGCTTCGGGAGCTGCGCCGGGTGATGACCGCGTTCCCCCAGGTGCTTCGCAACGTTCGGGTCCGCGTGAAGGAGCGATTGGGTGATGCCGAGGCCATCTGGGAGGCGGTGCGGCGTGTGGAGAAGCGCCTCGGTGACGAGGGTCGAGTCCTGGTGCGCTCCTCGGGGACCGAGCCTCTGGTTCGGGTGATGGTCGAGGCCCGGGCACCGCACGAGGCCGCCTCTGCGGCCGACGACATCGCCGCCGTCGTTCGGCGCGAGTTGGGCGCCACATCCGACGACGAGGGCTAA
- a CDS encoding DUF368 domain-containing protein, giving the protein MNLIIDVARGFLMGSADVVPGVSGGTVALVLGIYERLVASVHHAASSLGALIRGRWQEAGRRLGAVEWRLLVPLLSGIALAVLTLSSLIDRMLEEQPVETAALFFGLVLASILIAWRLVGRWDLGRLVVLAAVAVAAFLLLGLRRGEVANPAAAAFFVAGAVAIVAMILPGISGSFILLMLGMYQPVLDAVNDRRLGVISVFVAGAAIGLSSFATVLDRLLRHHHDTVMAALIGLMAGSLRVLWPWPDGTATARLAAPQDPLAPLLLAALGLGVVLGIGWVSRVGGTPRAR; this is encoded by the coding sequence GTGAACCTCATCATCGATGTCGCCCGAGGATTCCTGATGGGCTCGGCCGACGTGGTGCCCGGGGTCTCCGGTGGCACCGTGGCCCTCGTGCTCGGCATCTACGAGCGCCTGGTCGCCTCCGTGCATCACGCCGCTTCGTCACTCGGGGCGCTGATCAGGGGGCGCTGGCAGGAGGCAGGGCGCCGCCTCGGAGCGGTCGAGTGGCGACTGCTGGTGCCGTTGCTATCCGGCATCGCGCTGGCGGTGCTCACCCTGTCCTCGCTGATCGACCGCATGCTCGAGGAGCAACCGGTCGAGACCGCCGCCCTCTTCTTCGGCCTCGTACTCGCCTCGATCCTGATCGCCTGGAGGCTGGTGGGCCGCTGGGACCTCGGACGGCTGGTGGTGCTGGCGGCGGTCGCCGTCGCGGCCTTCTTGCTCCTCGGGCTCCGACGGGGCGAGGTGGCGAATCCCGCGGCAGCCGCATTCTTCGTCGCCGGGGCGGTGGCGATAGTGGCGATGATCCTTCCGGGGATATCCGGGTCGTTCATCCTCCTCATGCTGGGGATGTACCAGCCGGTTCTGGATGCCGTGAACGACAGGCGGTTGGGCGTGATCTCGGTGTTCGTCGCCGGTGCCGCAATCGGCCTCTCGTCGTTCGCCACCGTTCTCGATCGACTCCTCCGCCATCATCACGACACCGTGATGGCAGCGCTGATCGGCCTGATGGCAGGCTCGCTTCGCGTCCTCTGGCCCTGGCCCGACGGAACCGCCACCGCCCGCCTGGCGGCGCCACAGGATCCACTCGCTCCCCTGCTGCTGGCTGCGCTGGGACTGGGCGTGGTCCTCGGGATCGGTTGGGTGTCGCGGGTGGGAGGGACGCCCCGGGCGCGATAG
- the rplM gene encoding 50S ribosomal protein L13 produces the protein MKLQKTFTPRPVDVDRAWWLVDATDIPLGRLASEVAALLRGKHNPKFAPHMDMGDFVVVVNAEKVTLTGAKADQKRYFRHSGYPGGLTETGFLAMQAKHPERVIEKAVRGMLPHNRLGRAMGLKLKVYAGPTHPHAGQAPQPYTLTARKVETA, from the coding sequence ATGAAGTTGCAGAAGACATTCACGCCGCGGCCGGTAGACGTCGACCGCGCCTGGTGGCTGGTCGATGCCACCGACATCCCCCTCGGCCGGCTCGCCTCCGAGGTGGCAGCGCTGTTGAGGGGCAAGCACAATCCCAAGTTCGCCCCGCACATGGACATGGGCGATTTCGTCGTCGTGGTCAACGCCGAGAAGGTCACGCTCACAGGTGCCAAGGCGGACCAGAAGCGCTACTTCCGCCACTCCGGATACCCCGGTGGACTGACCGAGACCGGTTTCCTGGCGATGCAGGCCAAGCACCCCGAGCGTGTGATCGAGAAGGCGGTGCGCGGGATGCTCCCTCACAACCGGCTGGGTCGCGCCATGGGGCTCAAGCTCAAGGTCTACGCCGGCCCGACCCATCCCCACGCCGGACAGGCGCCGCAGCCGTACACCCTGACCGCCAGAAAGGTCGAAACCGCATGA
- a CDS encoding LLM class F420-dependent oxidoreductase: protein MTRPVRLAVQVQPQHASYGALRDAAIEVEERGADILMNWDHFFPLWGEADGPHFECWTQLASFAEVTSRVEVGPLVACNSYRNPSLVADMARTVDHISGGRVILGIGAGWFQRDYEEYGYDFGTGPKRVAALGRDLPVIRRRLEALNPPPLRRMPILVGGGGEKVTLRITAEHADIWHGFGDPDLIRRKCGVLDAHCTRFGRDPEEIERSAGVPRASFDDPSYGDALVEAGATLLTFGVDGTDLDLRFLDRWVAWRDARNA, encoded by the coding sequence ATGACCCGTCCTGTCCGGCTTGCAGTCCAGGTGCAGCCGCAACACGCTTCATACGGCGCCCTGCGCGATGCTGCCATCGAGGTCGAGGAGCGGGGCGCAGACATCCTCATGAACTGGGATCACTTCTTCCCACTCTGGGGGGAGGCGGACGGCCCCCACTTCGAGTGCTGGACACAGCTGGCCTCGTTCGCCGAGGTGACCAGCCGGGTCGAGGTCGGACCCCTGGTGGCATGCAACTCGTATCGAAACCCGTCACTCGTCGCCGACATGGCCCGCACCGTGGACCACATCTCGGGAGGCCGGGTGATACTCGGAATCGGTGCCGGTTGGTTCCAGCGGGACTACGAGGAGTACGGCTACGACTTCGGCACCGGGCCCAAGAGGGTGGCGGCGCTTGGACGCGACCTACCGGTGATACGTCGGCGGCTCGAAGCCCTCAACCCGCCACCGCTGAGGCGAATGCCGATCCTGGTCGGAGGCGGCGGAGAGAAGGTCACGCTGCGCATCACCGCCGAGCACGCCGACATCTGGCACGGGTTCGGCGACCCCGACCTGATCCGCCGCAAGTGCGGCGTGCTCGACGCCCACTGCACTCGCTTCGGCCGCGACCCGGAAGAGATCGAGCGGTCGGCGGGCGTGCCCCGGGCCTCGTTCGACGACCCTTCCTACGGCGACGCCCTGGTGGAAGCGGGAGCCACCCTGCTCACCTTCGGAGTGGACGGGACCGATCTCGACCTGCGCTTCCTCGACCGTTGGGTTGCCTGGAGGGACGCCCGCAACGCATGA
- a CDS encoding chloride channel protein — protein sequence MFSRLGSMIAGLLRRRGPAVFLALAAAIGVIVGVAAAAMIGLIEAVAEGVHEFGDALGAPKAVFLITIPAGFLLAWWIARRFAPEVAGDGAPEAMAALALRSGVVPARAAPLKILVTGLTVGTGGSGGREGPIVLVGSSIGSSIARATGLGEDRVRSLVAAGAGAAIGASFNAPIAGMLFAMEVILGNFAVRHLNAVVIASVSAAVTTRSIVGEELILRAFPHRVKDARELLLYAVLGVLAAVVGWLFLRLLDLAERHPLPGRSWVRPALLGLAVAGIGWLEPDVLGTGQTFVRGLLTELSTSAVIWYTLGAIALAKVLATTLTIGSGASGGAFMPSLFIGAALGAGFAGLAAEVWTISPLAPGAFAVVGMAATFAAVARAPLTSILIVFEITQDYGLVLPLMLAASLATYLADRLHPESVYTMALVRRGIRLSRRSEVDLLDTVAAGDVVALDPMVVAPGVSVDDARRLMDEGRLHGLPVVDKGHLVGIVTVTDLLRATAEGATVADVMTPRPSTATPSTPVSAVLERMAALGVGRIPIVAEDDSTRLLAVFRREDAVRAYHAALGREVDHDLGRSRLQVRIGSDAGFHEVTIPAGSVADGRALREIPIPGGATVVSVRRGTEVLVPDGSTALLAGDVLTVFARPGLDVRLLERLHAGDTAELDLIADDGARFFDVEVPVGSVADGRPIREVAIPGGCTVVSVRRRADVIVPDGGTILHGGDVLTVFARSVSRRTFVERLQASAPQGDGGGAV from the coding sequence GTGTTCTCCAGACTCGGATCGATGATCGCCGGCCTTCTCCGACGCCGCGGCCCGGCCGTGTTCCTTGCGCTGGCGGCCGCCATAGGGGTGATCGTGGGAGTGGCTGCCGCTGCCATGATCGGGTTGATCGAGGCCGTGGCCGAGGGTGTCCATGAGTTCGGTGATGCCCTCGGTGCCCCCAAGGCGGTGTTCCTGATCACGATTCCCGCCGGGTTTCTTCTCGCCTGGTGGATCGCCCGTCGTTTCGCTCCCGAGGTGGCAGGCGACGGCGCACCCGAGGCCATGGCGGCGCTGGCGCTGCGGTCCGGCGTGGTGCCCGCCCGGGCAGCACCACTCAAGATCCTGGTCACGGGCCTCACCGTCGGCACGGGGGGCTCAGGGGGGCGCGAGGGGCCGATAGTCCTGGTGGGTTCTTCGATCGGTTCGTCGATCGCTCGTGCCACCGGTCTCGGCGAGGATCGCGTGCGCAGCCTGGTGGCGGCAGGCGCCGGCGCCGCCATCGGCGCCTCCTTCAACGCCCCCATCGCCGGGATGCTCTTCGCCATGGAGGTCATTCTCGGGAACTTCGCCGTGAGGCATCTGAACGCCGTGGTCATCGCCTCGGTATCGGCTGCCGTCACCACCCGGTCGATCGTCGGCGAGGAGCTCATCCTGCGGGCCTTTCCCCATCGGGTGAAGGACGCCCGGGAACTCCTCCTCTACGCCGTGTTGGGAGTGCTGGCCGCCGTCGTGGGCTGGCTGTTCCTGAGGCTGCTCGACCTCGCCGAGCGTCATCCGCTTCCCGGACGGTCCTGGGTGCGACCGGCCCTTCTCGGGCTCGCCGTGGCCGGGATCGGCTGGCTCGAGCCCGACGTGCTCGGAACCGGTCAGACCTTCGTGCGCGGGCTGCTCACCGAGCTAAGCACCAGCGCCGTCATCTGGTACACCCTCGGTGCCATCGCCCTGGCCAAGGTGCTGGCGACAACCCTCACCATCGGGTCCGGGGCCTCGGGCGGTGCCTTCATGCCCAGCCTGTTCATCGGCGCCGCCCTCGGCGCCGGGTTCGCCGGACTTGCGGCCGAGGTGTGGACCATCTCCCCGCTTGCCCCCGGCGCCTTCGCCGTCGTCGGCATGGCCGCCACGTTCGCCGCCGTGGCCCGTGCGCCGTTGACCTCGATCCTGATCGTCTTCGAGATCACCCAGGACTACGGGTTGGTGCTGCCCTTGATGCTCGCCGCCTCCCTCGCCACCTACCTGGCCGACAGGCTCCATCCCGAGTCCGTGTACACCATGGCCCTGGTCCGGCGAGGGATTCGCCTCTCGCGGCGCTCCGAGGTCGATCTGCTCGATACGGTGGCGGCAGGTGACGTCGTCGCCCTCGATCCGATGGTCGTCGCGCCCGGGGTGTCGGTAGACGATGCGCGCCGGCTCATGGACGAGGGTCGCCTCCACGGACTCCCGGTGGTGGATAAGGGACACCTGGTAGGGATCGTGACCGTCACCGACCTGCTGCGCGCCACGGCGGAGGGGGCGACCGTCGCCGATGTCATGACCCCGCGACCGTCCACGGCGACGCCATCCACGCCGGTGTCGGCCGTGCTGGAGCGGATGGCTGCACTCGGGGTGGGGCGCATCCCCATCGTCGCCGAGGATGATTCGACCCGTCTGCTGGCGGTCTTCAGGCGTGAGGACGCGGTGCGCGCCTACCACGCCGCCCTGGGGCGGGAGGTCGACCACGACCTGGGCCGGTCGCGCCTTCAGGTACGGATCGGCTCCGATGCCGGCTTCCATGAGGTCACCATTCCCGCAGGCTCGGTGGCCGATGGGCGAGCGCTGCGTGAGATCCCGATTCCCGGCGGGGCGACGGTGGTCTCGGTGCGCCGCGGCACCGAGGTGCTGGTACCCGACGGAAGCACCGCACTGCTCGCCGGCGACGTCCTCACCGTCTTCGCCAGACCCGGGCTCGACGTTCGCCTGCTGGAGCGGCTTCACGCCGGCGACACCGCCGAGCTGGATCTCATCGCCGATGATGGCGCCCGCTTCTTCGATGTCGAAGTCCCGGTCGGGTCGGTGGCCGACGGAAGGCCGATTCGCGAGGTGGCCATCCCCGGCGGGTGCACCGTGGTCTCGGTGCGGCGCCGCGCAGATGTGATCGTGCCCGACGGGGGCACGATCTTGCATGGCGGCGACGTACTCACGGTGTTCGCCCGGTCGGTGTCACGCCGCACGTTCGTAGAGCGTCTTCAGGCTTCGGCACCCCAGGGTGATGGTGGCGGGGCCGTCTAG
- the rpsI gene encoding 30S ribosomal protein S9: protein MTKPLALTVGRRKTSVVRVRLRDGSGKMSLNGRSLEDYFPTMANRIRILEVFKVANLEGRYDLEAILEGGGVTGQVDGLRLGIARALIEIDPELRPSLKRAGLLTRDARAVERKKYGLRKARRATQFTKR from the coding sequence ATGACCAAGCCCCTCGCCCTGACCGTGGGCCGCCGCAAGACCTCGGTGGTCCGGGTGCGCCTTCGCGACGGCTCGGGAAAGATGAGCCTCAACGGTCGCAGCCTGGAGGACTACTTCCCGACGATGGCCAACCGCATCCGGATCCTGGAGGTGTTCAAGGTCGCCAATCTCGAAGGGCGATATGACCTCGAGGCGATCCTCGAAGGCGGTGGTGTCACCGGGCAGGTCGACGGGCTGCGGCTGGGAATCGCTCGGGCCCTGATCGAAATAGATCCCGAGCTGCGGCCATCGCTGAAGCGGGCCGGACTGCTCACCCGCGATGCTCGCGCCGTGGAGCGCAAGAAGTACGGTCTGCGCAAGGCTCGCCGGGCAACACAGTTCACCAAGCGCTGA
- a CDS encoding YIP1 family protein, with amino-acid sequence MIRRALEAALLRREPYLIMVVRPDGVADGAIVVAITHALLSIPFVWEGGRLLLAVRVVLSGVVAWIVISGLIYLIGRHLLEGDGSFAGTMAATSIGFPVLLTALLLAPFISPLRSTLVASVWLVATLWVAAKVALDLPPARAAAAATGGWLSYVVISLLFRL; translated from the coding sequence ATGATCCGGCGAGCACTCGAGGCGGCACTGCTCCGCCGTGAGCCCTACCTGATCATGGTGGTTCGACCCGACGGGGTCGCCGACGGTGCGATCGTGGTCGCCATCACCCACGCCCTGCTCTCCATCCCCTTCGTCTGGGAGGGTGGCCGTCTCCTCCTGGCGGTGCGAGTCGTGCTCTCCGGTGTCGTCGCCTGGATCGTCATCTCCGGGCTCATCTACCTGATCGGTCGCCACCTGCTCGAAGGCGACGGCTCATTTGCGGGAACGATGGCCGCCACATCGATCGGCTTTCCGGTCCTGCTGACGGCCCTCCTGCTTGCCCCCTTCATCAGCCCGCTGCGCTCCACGCTGGTCGCCTCGGTGTGGCTGGTGGCGACGCTGTGGGTGGCGGCCAAGGTCGCCCTCGATCTTCCACCGGCAAGGGCAGCCGCCGCCGCCACGGGTGGCTGGCTCTCCTATGTGGTGATATCGCTCCTCTTTCGCCTCTGA
- the glmS gene encoding glutamine--fructose-6-phosphate transaminase (isomerizing) has product MCGIMGYVGPRQASPIVVDGLRRLEYRGYDSAGIAVHDGDRLGVAKAEGKLARLDDLLQQHPLSGTWGIGHTRWATHGAPSDRNAHPHADPHGEIVLVHNGIIENFLELKEGLEEEGADFSSETDTEVLAHLVAAEYDGDLLEAVRRAVARAQGAYALVAMARNEPGRMVAVRMISPLVVGIGDGEMFLASDVPALLPHTRQIVIVENGEVVDITANSFHIETLGGERVERSPMEITWSAEQAERGGFPHFMIKEIHEQSRAATETLSGRVQADGSVDLEGVAFPGGFAAGLEKVWITACGTALHAGLVGKHVFESLLRIPTEVAYAHELRYSHPLITPGTLTIAISQSGETADTLAAATLAKSLGSRLLALTNVVGSTLSREADDVLYTRAGPEIAVASTKAYLTMLVGEYLLALSVGQARRSIPDAVVAELTGALHSIPSRIDGALSNEQAIAALAKRLAGHEHAFFIGRGLDHAVAMEGSLKMKEISYVHSEAMPAGELKHGTLALVTPGTPVVVVITQGETYDKTVSAIQEVKARGAQVVAVAFDDDSEIGKHADEVMRVPRVPDILSPLVAIVPLQLLAYHLAAERGHDIDQPRNLAKSVTVE; this is encoded by the coding sequence GTGTGTGGAATCATGGGCTACGTGGGGCCGCGTCAGGCGTCCCCGATCGTCGTCGACGGCCTTCGCCGTCTCGAGTACCGCGGATACGACTCGGCGGGTATCGCCGTCCACGACGGGGACCGCCTGGGGGTCGCCAAGGCGGAGGGCAAGCTCGCCCGGCTCGACGACCTGCTCCAGCAGCACCCGCTCTCGGGAACCTGGGGGATCGGCCACACGCGCTGGGCGACCCATGGCGCCCCCAGCGACCGGAACGCGCACCCTCACGCCGATCCGCACGGAGAGATCGTCCTCGTGCACAACGGGATCATCGAGAACTTTCTGGAGCTCAAAGAAGGGCTGGAGGAGGAAGGTGCCGATTTCAGCTCCGAGACCGACACCGAGGTGCTCGCACACCTCGTCGCCGCCGAGTACGACGGCGATCTCCTGGAGGCGGTTCGCCGGGCGGTGGCCAGGGCTCAGGGCGCCTACGCCCTGGTGGCGATGGCCCGCAACGAGCCGGGGCGCATGGTGGCGGTGAGGATGATCTCCCCACTCGTGGTGGGGATCGGCGACGGTGAGATGTTCCTCGCCTCCGACGTCCCGGCGCTCTTGCCGCACACGCGCCAGATCGTCATCGTCGAGAACGGCGAGGTCGTCGACATCACCGCCAACTCGTTCCACATCGAGACCCTGGGCGGGGAGCGGGTGGAGAGATCCCCGATGGAGATCACCTGGAGCGCCGAGCAGGCAGAGCGTGGCGGGTTCCCACACTTCATGATCAAGGAGATCCATGAGCAGTCCCGGGCCGCCACCGAAACCTTGAGCGGACGGGTCCAAGCCGACGGGTCGGTGGACCTCGAAGGCGTCGCCTTTCCAGGCGGCTTCGCAGCCGGCCTGGAGAAGGTGTGGATCACCGCCTGCGGAACCGCGCTGCATGCCGGGCTGGTGGGCAAGCACGTGTTCGAGAGCCTGCTTCGCATCCCCACAGAGGTCGCCTACGCCCATGAGCTTCGCTACTCCCACCCGCTGATCACTCCGGGCACCCTCACCATCGCCATCAGCCAGTCGGGGGAGACCGCCGACACCCTGGCGGCGGCGACGCTCGCCAAGAGCCTCGGCTCCCGTCTGCTGGCACTCACCAACGTGGTCGGCTCGACGCTGAGCCGAGAGGCGGACGACGTCCTCTACACGAGAGCCGGACCGGAGATCGCCGTCGCCTCGACCAAGGCCTACCTCACCATGCTGGTCGGCGAGTACCTGTTGGCCCTGTCCGTCGGACAGGCTCGTCGGTCGATCCCCGATGCGGTCGTCGCCGAGCTGACCGGGGCGCTGCACTCGATCCCCTCCCGGATCGACGGGGCCCTGAGCAACGAGCAGGCGATCGCGGCCCTGGCCAAGCGGCTTGCCGGGCACGAGCACGCCTTCTTCATCGGGCGGGGCCTGGATCATGCGGTTGCCATGGAGGGCTCCCTGAAGATGAAGGAGATCTCCTATGTGCACTCCGAAGCGATGCCCGCCGGTGAGCTGAAGCACGGCACGCTAGCCCTGGTCACTCCGGGCACACCTGTGGTGGTCGTGATCACTCAGGGGGAGACATATGACAAGACCGTCTCCGCGATCCAAGAGGTGAAGGCGCGGGGGGCGCAGGTGGTGGCAGTGGCCTTCGACGACGACTCCGAGATCGGGAAGCATGCCGACGAGGTGATGCGGGTTCCGCGGGTGCCCGACATCCTCTCGCCGTTGGTGGCGATCGTTCCCCTGCAGCTCCTCGCCTATCACCTGGCTGCAGAGCGGGGGCACGACATCGACCAGCCGCGCAACCTGGCCAAGTCCGTCACCGTCGAGTAG
- the acpS gene encoding holo-ACP synthase: MRIIGLGVDLAEIGRVRRVLDRYPRFAERCFTEAERDYAFRFAAPERRLAARFAGKEAVMKSLGSGWRRIRWRDVEITGGGKPTVRLHRTAARRAEMLGVTGVEITITHTDRDAMVFAIALGEH; this comes from the coding sequence ATGCGGATCATCGGACTGGGGGTCGACCTCGCCGAGATCGGGCGCGTCCGCCGGGTGCTCGACCGATACCCGAGGTTCGCCGAACGCTGCTTCACCGAGGCCGAACGCGATTACGCATTTCGGTTCGCCGCCCCCGAACGCCGCCTGGCAGCCCGGTTCGCCGGGAAGGAAGCGGTGATGAAGAGCCTGGGCAGCGGCTGGCGCCGCATTCGATGGCGCGACGTCGAGATCACCGGTGGTGGCAAGCCGACCGTGCGACTCCATCGGACCGCCGCCAGGCGGGCCGAGATGCTCGGAGTCACCGGCGTGGAGATCACCATCACCCACACCGATCGTGACGCCATGGTGTTCGCCATCGCCCTTGGCGAGCACTGA